Proteins found in one Anaerobacillus alkaliphilus genomic segment:
- a CDS encoding YjcZ family sporulation protein, translating into MYANLPPNMMAGANVPPTMVAGAMDTMPHYGAPMAYGYGCAAPAPTHGGSGFLLILVLFILLVIIGTSYAV; encoded by the coding sequence ATGTATGCTAACTTACCCCCTAATATGATGGCTGGAGCCAATGTACCACCTACAATGGTGGCTGGAGCAATGGATACTATGCCGCATTATGGTGCTCCAATGGCTTATGGTTATGGATGTGCTGCACCTGCACCTACTCATGGCGGCAGCGGTTTTCTGTTAATTCTAGTGTTGTTCATTCTATTAGTGATTATTGGAACTAGTTACGCAGTTTAG